Part of the Candidatus Sulfotelmatobacter sp. genome, TGTACGTCATCGCCCTCCAGCTCCACACCGCCAGCATCGATTCGGTGACCATGTCGACCGCCGCGGCGCTGATCAATCGAGTGCCGCCGCCGTGAGCGCGCCCCGCAATGCCGCCGGCAAGGGCGAGGCCGGCTTCGTGCTGGTGGGCGTGGTGATCATGGTGCTCGCGCTCACCATTCTCGGGCTGTCGCTCTTCAGCCTCTCCAACTACGAGGCGCAGTTCATGCAGCGCTCGGTGGATCAGCAGCAGGCGCTGCAATCGGCGCTCGGCGGGCTCGAGCGGGCCAAGTACGCGCTGAGTGTCGCCGGCGACAGCCTGGCACAGGTCAAGATGGGCCTGCCGCTCGAAAACGTCTTCTATGCAAGAGCGACGCAGCTCAAGCCGGGGTTCCCGCCGGTTCAGGATACGAGCCATCTGGTCGATTGGACCGGTGATTCGATCCACATCGAGGTCGCCGCGAGAGTGAACGATGTGACTCGATGGGCGGAGGGTTGGTTCAGGCCGGTGTACACCGACAACTTCTACAAGCGCGTCATGACATCGGCCGACAGCGTCAACGTGAATGCCTTCTGCGCCGGCTTCCCGGCTACGGGCACGGTGGTGATTTCTGGGTCGGACTCCGTCTGGCAGTCCTGTCAGGACGTCTCGTGGAGAGGCCTCACGGCCCCGGGATTGTACGGCGTCCGAGTCAAGCCTTTGCCGCTCCCAGCGGTGTCGAGTTTCATCAGCGCGCATCTCGCCGGCGCGACGTCGATCGCCCCGGTCCAGGCTGCCTACAGTCTGGGCGCCGCCGGCGTAGTGACCTATAACTACACCGAGGATCTGACCAATTCCGAGTTTTCCATCAGGAACAACGCTCTCAGTCCCACGATCACCGTCAATGGTCAGGCGATCTGGATGTTGCCCAGAGGAATCCGGTTCGAGCATACCGTCACCATTCAGTCGGGGGGCGACCCGAACGCCTGTTTGGTGATCATCGCTCGCGACGGTCGCGACAGCACGTATCACGATCCTGGGGCCATTTGGTTCTTCGCAGGATTGCAGTCGACCATTCCTTTGGTTCTCGTCAGCGACGGGTCCGCGAAACTGGAGCAGTTCAACGCGACCACGGGCGCCAGCTCGGCGACGCATCTTTCGATCTTTTCGGGAAAGATCCTTCTCACCGGCCCCCAGAACAGTCCGCCGGGCCATTTCATGGTCTTGAGCCACGGTCTGACGCCAACGGACGTCAACAACATGGATCACACGATCGATGTGCTGATGGCCGCGGGCGCGCTCCCCAATCCGGCTTCGGCAAACGGCGCTCGGCTCTCCCTCCTCCCCGGAACTTGGCGCATCACGCAGTGATGCCGTACTACTCCCAAGCATGAGGGCGGGCATGCGTTCCCGGCCGTGGGTCGGGCTGGACATGGGAAGCTTCAGCATCAAGCTCCTGGCGATCCAGTCCGGGCCGGCCGGCGATCGGCCATTCCTTGGCGAGGTACCCGCGCCGCCCGCCGGGAACGACGGCCGGCCCGCCCCCGAGGCCCTGGCGCAGGCGATATCCCGATGCATGAGCGACGCTGGACTCCCCTCCCGCGGCCATCGGGGGCTGACGCTCGGGGTGTCGGGCGCGGACGTCATCATCAAGCAGATCTCGCTGCCCCTGCTGGATGAGAGCGAGGTCGGGCCGGCGCTGCGCTTCGAGGCACGCAAGCACCTGCCCTTCGATCCGCAGAGCATGACCATCGATTACCAGGTCCTCGGCCGCTACCCGAGCGAGAAGCGTCTCGACCTGCTGCTCGCGGCGGTCTCGAACGACCGCCTGCAGCGATTGCAGGCGCCGCTGCGCGCGCTGGGGCTCGAGGCCGACATCGTGGATGCCGCGCCGCTGGCGCTCGCGAACGCGCTGGCCGAGGAGCATCCCAATCAACGCGAGGCCCAGATCCTGCTCGACGTCGGCCACGGGTCGTCGCTGCTCTCCATCTACCAGAAGGGCGAGCCCTATTTCACGCGCCGGCTCGACTTCGGCGGACG contains:
- the pilM gene encoding type IV pilus assembly protein PilM, yielding MRSRPWVGLDMGSFSIKLLAIQSGPAGDRPFLGEVPAPPAGNDGRPAPEALAQAISRCMSDAGLPSRGHRGLTLGVSGADVIIKQISLPLLDESEVGPALRFEARKHLPFDPQSMTIDYQVLGRYPSEKRLDLLLAAVSNDRLQRLQAPLRALGLEADIVDAAPLALANALAEEHPNQREAQILLDVGHGSSLLSIYQKGEPYFTRRLDFGGRTITHAIASATHVPFDEAEEWKLAAGSDEPGFRVDWNSAEMQAVSEALRSELVDELLRTLAFYRTIGHLSEPLRLWLSGGSARLPGIAIRLADQLGMPVEIFNPLEDLLEPADDGAPRTAGPQFAQAFGLAMRTA